CCGGCCACATCTGGAAGCCGATAGCTTCGGCAGTAATTATCGTGCCGACCGGCAGCGCACGCTGGGCTACCAGTACCTTGGGGCCTTGCGGCTCCGGAGCGGCGGCCTCGGCCTGCGGCGCGGATGCACCTGCGAACATGCTACGCGCTGCCATGGCGGTTCCTACCGCGATAATCAGCGCTGCGAGCAGCAGTACCAGCTTCTTCCTGTCCATGGCTTCAAAGCCCCCTCAATTCGTTCCCGCAGAAAGTGCGGGCAGGTATGGTTGCCGTGCTTACGGCCCAAGTGGTTAAAATCAGGTTCACCCCACCGCAGATGGTGCATGCAACGCAGCACCGGCGAGCGGCAGATAGTGGGTTGAAAGGATCCAGATGCCGGCGGCAGCGATGGCTACGCCGTAAGGGATCGCGAGACGTTCTTTCTGGCGGCGCATGAAATGCCACATGCCCAACACCAGGGTCAGGATGCCGCCAACGATGGCCATGATGATTACGAGCTGCAGAAACATGTCCGGCTCGATCCACAACGCCAGAACAGTCAGCAGTTTGACATCCCCGCCACCCATCCAGCGCATGGCGAAGAAGCCTGCGCAAATGGCAAAGGTGAGCAGGGCAATTCCGAATTGCAGGGCAACGCCGGGCCACAGGTCAAGCCCGCTGGTCCACCAGAAAAGCGGCGCCGCCAATGCGATGCCGGCATTGAGCCAATTGTCGATCTGGCGGCGGCGCAAATCGGTGAATGCAGCCACCAGCAGCGCAATTGCCAAGGCCACAAGCAGCCCGTAGTGAAGATATCCGCCCAACATTGTTTGCCCCTGTAGGTCCCTTCCGGAACCCGGGTGCTACAGGGCATGGCTTACCAAATAGTAACCAAGACCAGAGGCACGCCATTAGCCATTCACCACCAGAGCCCGTGACCCCGGCCACACCTGCTTTTGATCGCAGGGCCATTCCTGCCAGCGCTCAGGAGGGATGGTGGGACCTGCCTGACGGCCACAAGGTGCGCCGGATCGACTGGGCATCGGACGCTGCGCAACCTCGCGGATCAATCCTGTTCATGCCCGGACGCGGCGATCACTATGAGAAATATCTTGAATCGCTGGACGAATGGCACCGCGCAGGATGGCAGGTAACCGCTGCCGATTGGCGTGGGCAGGCCGCATCGGGTCGCTTGGGTGCTGATAAGGTGACCGGCCATATCGACGATTTTTCGACCTGGATCGATGATCTGGCGGCGCTCTGGGCGGACTGGAAGTCGCAGTCCCCTGGTCCGCATGTGCTGATTGCGCATTCCATGGGCGGGCACCTTGCATTGCGCGCGGTCGAGGAAGGGCGGATTGACCCTGAT
This is a stretch of genomic DNA from Parerythrobacter jejuensis. It encodes these proteins:
- a CDS encoding A24 family peptidase; this translates as MLGGYLHYGLLVALAIALLVAAFTDLRRRQIDNWLNAGIALAAPLFWWTSGLDLWPGVALQFGIALLTFAICAGFFAMRWMGGGDVKLLTVLALWIEPDMFLQLVIIMAIVGGILTLVLGMWHFMRRQKERLAIPYGVAIAAAGIWILSTHYLPLAGAALHAPSAVG